One Oncorhynchus keta strain PuntledgeMale-10-30-2019 chromosome 23, Oket_V2, whole genome shotgun sequence DNA segment encodes these proteins:
- the LOC118402071 gene encoding transmembrane protein 70, mitochondrial-like: MFQHYFARGLRTAISQTFSIQFAALRNARPATHACRRLPMKTKGYLNHAAKRSFLNDAAKKVQPASLLRMVCCFSTSSTNHSEEGTLIYSGNLGNSVRGVKMFSYTSSGASLCMMPYILLKTGISVQSLVLKGAFCGVIGFFTFLTPILLHIITKGYVVRLYHNHDTDTYTAVTYNILLMEKKTVFRQSEVKIPGVSKMFTTFYADKKSMLVNPMLFPLPHDYNHLMGYDQPFSFDTEDLNGKPNKS, from the exons ATGTTTCAGCATTACTTTGCACGTGGATTACGTACTGCTATTTCTCAAACGTTTAGTATACAATTTGCTGCCCTCCGAAATGCGAGACCTGCTACTCACGCGTGTAGAAGGCTGCCAATGAAGACCAAAGGGTATTTGAATCACGCTGCCAAAAGGTCGTTTCTCAATGATGCGGCTAAAAAG GTACAGCCAGCCTCTTTACTACGGATGGTCTGCTGCTTCTCTACATCTTCCACAAACCACTCTGAGGAGGGGACGCTCATCTATTCAGGGAACCTCGGCAATTCTGTCCGAG GTGTGAAGATGTTCTCTTACACCAGTAGCGGGGCCAGCCTGTGTATGATGCCCTACATTCTTTTGAAGACTGGCATCAGCGTTCAGAGTCTTGTCCTGAAGGGGGCCTTCTGTGGTGTCATTGGTTTTTTCACATTCCTGACTCCCATCCTCCTCCACATCATCACCAAAGGCTATGTGGTTCGCCTGTACCACAACCATGACACTGACACGTACACAGCTGTCACCTACAACATCCTTCTGATGGAGAAAAAGACTGTGTTCCGTCAGAGTGAGGTCAAGATACCGGGTGTCAGCAAAATGTTCACCACGTTCTATGCCGACAAGAAGTCAATGCTTGTGAATCCGATGCTGTTCCCACTTCCTCATGACTATAACCACCTCATGGGTTACGACCAGCCCTTTTCATTTGATACGGAAGACTTGAATGGTAAACCTAATAAGAGTTAA